DNA from Synechococcus elongatus PCC 6301:
CACCACCGAAGACTTGCTGATTCTGCGCCCGGGCAATCGGCTCTCAGTCACGCCGGTCGAGGAAGACGTGGCGGAACGGCTTCTACAACGCTTGCGATCGCCGGCAATTTAAAAAGCTGCAGGAAATCTGCGATCGCGGGCATCAACGGTTGCAAATTTCTGCATCTAGACGCTGCAGGGCTGGTTTTCGCAGCAAGACTTGCTAGCCTCTGAGCAATTAGGGAGGAAGACGATTATGGGCTATCGACTCAGCGCGACCCGCCTTCAGACCTATCATCGCTGTGCCCAGGCCTACTACTGGCGCTATGAGCAGCGGCTGCCTGGCCCTGCCGGTTTTGGAAACACAGCACTGGGCACCAGTCTTCATCGCTGTTTGGCGCAGTTTCATCGCGACTGGTCAGGACTGGAACCCCAACCGCCGATCGCTTGGCTGGCAGACTGCTGGCAACAGGCCGCGACCGCTCTCAATGCCGAACAACAGCATCAGGGCTGGCAAATTCTAGAGACTTACTACCAGCAACATATCCTGACAAAAGCAACTTGGACCCGCCCTTTAGCAGTCGAAGGTCGGATTCAAGCCACCCTTGTTTTAGAAGAAATTGAGTTTTTAGTCACGGGTCGCTACGACCGTTTAGATTTGGAAGAAGATGGCTTGCACTTGGTTGATTACAAATCAAGTCAGCGCTTTGATCCGCCCTCATCTAGCCAGATCGATGTGCAGTTAGGACTCTACCAATTGGCACTAGAACCCCGCTTTGGACCCCTGAGGAGCTTGAATTGGTTCCATCTTCGCAGTGGCCAAATCTATCGCTATAACTGCACAGAAGAGCAACGCCAAACTGTCCTTGCTCAGATTAGTGAGTTGGCGCGACAGATTCGCTCTGATCAGCAATGGCAACCGCAGGTGGGTGAGCAATGTCGCAGTTGTAGCTATCGACGCTTTTGCCCAGCAGTCAATGCTCAAGCTGAACCGTTGCCTGAGCCGACTCATCGTCCCCATCGCTTGCAATTAGCCTTAGCGCTCTAAAGCCTTTGGGACGAGCCATCAGCTCAATTAAGTGCTGTTGGAATTACGAGGTTTCTGGATCAATGGTGGCAGCGTGAGCCAGGCTTTCATACTCAGTAGCCCTCTAGCGGCACGCTATTCTCTTGTGGCGTGACCTCAAGACTTCACTGCAGGCGCATGCTGATGTCGAGCCAAGGCGATCGCGTGATCGGGGCACTGCTGGAAATGTAATCCACGCCAGTTTCCGCGATCGCTCGGATATTTTCGAGACTGATGTTGCTAGAAACTTCAATCTTGGTGCGGGGAGCACGATCGCGAATGACTTGAACAGCGGCTTGGACTTGGGCAAGATTCATGTTGTCGAGCATGATCACCCCGACGCCTGCGGAGATAGCTTCCATCACCTGCCCAAGGGTCTCGGTTTCGACCTCAATAATTAACGGGAATGGGAGTTGCGATCGCAACTTTTTGATCGCTGCCGCAATACTGCCCCCCGCCGCTGCAATGTGATTGTCTTTCACCATGACGGCATCATCTAAGCCGAGACGGTGATTCGTACCACCGCCGACTCGAGTGGCGTACTTCTCAAGTAACCGCAGACCTGGCGTTGTTTTGCGCGTATCGACAAACTGAGTCGGTAAATCAGCCAGCTGATCGACAAAGCGACGGGTTGCTGTGGCCACCCCGCTTAGCCGCATCGCCACATTAAGAGCCGCCCGCTCACCACTGAGCAGTGAAGCCAGAGGGCCTTCCAACTCAGCAATCACTTGGCCGCTACCGCACGCAAAGCCTTCGGCCAGCTTGGCTGTGCACTTCACCTGCGGATCGAGCAACTGCAACATCCGAAAGGCGATCGGTAAGCCTGCGATGATACCCTCACTTTTGGCAACCCAAGTCGCCTTGCCGGTCGTACCCTCCAGCCCTAAACCTTGGGCTGAGTGATCACCACGTCCCAAATCTTCGCGCGACCAGTCAGACAGAATCGGGTCGAGCAGGATCCAAGGGGGCAACATGGGGACGATCGCAAACACCGCCTTTTATTGTCTCCCGCTTTGGAGTCCTAGGAGCAGGTCTGCTACAACGGCAGTGACGGTCTGCTCTGGGGCTTGTTGATGCCGTTCTTGCGTTGTGGGTTGACTCGCTGGCGATCGCTGCGGCTATTGCCCCTGCTACTCACCCTATTCATCGTCCTTGCGCTCGGCGGGCTCGGAACAGGAACCCAGCGATCAGCCGCTGCGGATTCGACCGTTGTGCTGCGAGCGCTGCTACCCGCACCGTTTCGAGAGGCGATGCAACCGGCGATCGCTCGTTTTACGGCTGAACATCCTGAAATTCAGCTGGAATTGGTGGCGGGGCCAAATGACACCAGCCTGGTGTCCGACCTCTACACCACCGCTTTTTTGCTTGGGAATGCACCCTACGATTTGGTCTTTCTGGATGTGACTTGGCTGCCAAAATTTGTTGCCGCCGGTTGGTTGCTGGATCTGAGCGATCGCGTTTTGCCTGAAATCCAAGCCGAATTTTTGCCCGCAGCTCTGAATGGCAGTTTTTATCGCGATCGCCTCTATCGCCTGCCTTTGAATGCGGCGGTTGGGCTGCTTTACTACCGGCAGGACTTGATGCCCGAGCCGCCCCAAACTTTCACGGAGCTGGTGCAGCGATCGCAACAACTGCAAGCGCAGGGAGTCGTGCCTTGGGGCTACGTTTGGCAGGGCAAACAGTACGAGGGCTTAGTCTGCAACTTTCTAGAAGTGCTGGCGGGCTTTGGCGGCTACTGGATTGATCCACAAACCGGCGAGGTTGGATTGGATCATCCCGAAGCGATCGCGGCGGCGGATTGGCTGCACAGCACGATCACCGACCAGATTTCGCCCGCGGGGGTCAGCACCTTTCAGGAGAATGAAGCACTCAAGCTGTTTGAAACCGGTCAGAGTGCCTTTATGCGCAACTGGCCCTATGCGGAAATGCTGCTGGAGCGACCGGAATCGGCAGTGCGGGGCAAGGTCGGGATTGCGCCGATGGTCCATGCGCCCGGCCAAACCAGTGCTGCCACCCAAGGAACTTGGGGTGTGGGCATTGCCCAGCAAACGGAGCATCCTGAAGCGGCGTTAACCGCATTGTTAGCACTGACCGATGCTGAGTCACAACGCTTGATCAGCCTTGGTTCTAACTACATTCCAACGCGATCGGCGCTCTATCAAGATCCCGAATTGCTGGCGCGCTATCCCTTCTATGCGACACTGCCGCCCATTTTGGAATCAACGGTGCTGCGATCGCCGCTACCCGCCTACGATGCTCTGTCGGATATTCTGCAGCGTCACCTGAGTGCAGCCATCAGCGGCCAAACGCCCGTTGCGATCGCCCTGCAACAGGCTGCGCGGGAGTCTCGTCAGTTGCTCACCAGTCAGCAAGGAGCAACAGCCTCATGACTCATCCGCCTCGTTGGCTCACCATCCCGGCTCTCCTGACCATTACCGGTGTGTTTGCCTATCCCCTACTGCGGGCTGCTTGGCTGAGTTTGCAAGCGCTGAATCTCAATACCCAGTTGCAGCCGGTCTTCATCGGCCTAGCGAACTACCAGCGACTTTGGGGTGACAGCCGCTTTTGGGGTGACCTGTTCAACACCACTGTCTTTACAGTCACCTCCGTCAGTCTGGAG
Protein-coding regions in this window:
- a CDS encoding RecB family exonuclease, producing the protein MGYRLSATRLQTYHRCAQAYYWRYEQRLPGPAGFGNTALGTSLHRCLAQFHRDWSGLEPQPPIAWLADCWQQAATALNAEQQHQGWQILETYYQQHILTKATWTRPLAVEGRIQATLVLEEIEFLVTGRYDRLDLEEDGLHLVDYKSSQRFDPPSSSQIDVQLGLYQLALEPRFGPLRSLNWFHLRSGQIYRYNCTEEQRQTVLAQISELARQIRSDQQWQPQVGEQCRSCSYRRFCPAVNAQAEPLPEPTHRPHRLQLALAL
- the nadC gene encoding carboxylating nicotinate-nucleotide diphosphorylase codes for the protein MLPPWILLDPILSDWSREDLGRGDHSAQGLGLEGTTGKATWVAKSEGIIAGLPIAFRMLQLLDPQVKCTAKLAEGFACGSGQVIAELEGPLASLLSGERAALNVAMRLSGVATATRRFVDQLADLPTQFVDTRKTTPGLRLLEKYATRVGGGTNHRLGLDDAVMVKDNHIAAAGGSIAAAIKKLRSQLPFPLIIEVETETLGQVMEAISAGVGVIMLDNMNLAQVQAAVQVIRDRAPRTKIEVSSNISLENIRAIAETGVDYISSSAPITRSPWLDISMRLQ
- a CDS encoding ABC transporter substrate-binding protein, which translates into the protein MPFLRCGLTRWRSLRLLPLLLTLFIVLALGGLGTGTQRSAAADSTVVLRALLPAPFREAMQPAIARFTAEHPEIQLELVAGPNDTSLVSDLYTTAFLLGNAPYDLVFLDVTWLPKFVAAGWLLDLSDRVLPEIQAEFLPAALNGSFYRDRLYRLPLNAAVGLLYYRQDLMPEPPQTFTELVQRSQQLQAQGVVPWGYVWQGKQYEGLVCNFLEVLAGFGGYWIDPQTGEVGLDHPEAIAAADWLHSTITDQISPAGVSTFQENEALKLFETGQSAFMRNWPYAEMLLERPESAVRGKVGIAPMVHAPGQTSAATQGTWGVGIAQQTEHPEAALTALLALTDAESQRLISLGSNYIPTRSALYQDPELLARYPFYATLPPILESTVLRSPLPAYDALSDILQRHLSAAISGQTPVAIALQQAARESRQLLTSQQGATAS